The Humulus lupulus chromosome 4, drHumLupu1.1, whole genome shotgun sequence genome has a window encoding:
- the LOC133832120 gene encoding uncharacterized protein LOC133832120 — protein sequence MYVKIETSRLDYFRGKQQHIRSELYHGIVDTITLGETNPSNVGKQIILPSSFIGGPRDMRKRYMEAMALVQRYDKLDIFLTMTCNPNWPEITNELSPHEESQNRPDLVARVFHAKLEELKDQLFKRQIFIKVSAYVYVIEHQKMGLSHAHFLIILQNEWKLHAPESFDEIISAEIPDKNANIHLHNVVVKHMMHGPCGVLNPSNVCMKRNRGCKSNYPKNYASATTVGNDCFPIYRRSNNGMIVKV from the coding sequence ATGTATGTGAAGATCGAGACCTCAAGACTAGATTATTTTAGAGGCAAGCAACAACATATTCGATCAGAGTTGTATCATGGTATTGTTGATACAATTACGCTTGGGGAAACAAATCCTTCTAATGTTGGGAAACAAATTATACTCCCATCTTCTTTTATTGGAGGTCCAAGAGACATGAGAAAAAGATATATGGAAGCAATGGCTTTAGTTCAACGTTACGACAAGCTTGACATTTTCTTAACGATGACATGCAATCCAAATTGGCCAGAAATTACAAATGAACTAAGTCCACACGAGGAGAGTCAAAATCGACCTGATTTGGTTGCTCGAGTCTTTCATGCGAAATTGGAAGAATTAAAGGACCAGTTATTCAAAAGGCAAATATTCATAAAAGTGTCAGCATATGTCTATGTTATTGAGCACCAAAAAATGGGTCTTTCGCATGCCCACTTTTTAATTATCTTACAAAATGAGTGGAAACTTCATGCACCAGAATCTTTTGATGAGATCATATCAGCAGAGATACCTGATAAAAATGCAAACATCCACCTCCATAACGTTGTTGTGAAGCACATGATGCATGGACCATGTGGAGTATTGAATCCATCAAATGTTTGCATGAAAAGAAATCGTGGATGCAAAAGTAATTATCCAAAGAATTATGCATCTGCGACAACTGTTGGAAACGATTGCTTCCCAATATATAGGCGCTCAAACAATGGAATGATTGTGAAGGTCTGA